DNA sequence from the Leptolyngbya sp. SIO1E4 genome:
ACCATACAGCTGTGTGGCAGTCTCAAACTGAGTCCCAAATCCCTGAAAGTGCTGGGCCTAAATACGGCCTGATTTGCGAGTTTGTAGAATGAACTTCACAAGAACCACATGCAGAGGATCCTTCACGATAAATGGAAGATACAACCTTAGAGATAGATCACGTCGTTCTGGCGGCCCGAAGCCGGGTCGAGGCTGAACGAGAGCTTGAACGCGCCGAGTTGGGCATCACCCGCGGTCGCACTATTCCGGGCCTCGGCTTATCCAATCTCATCGTCCCATTGAACTCCAGACAATTCCTTGAGATCCACTATCCCAACGGCGAGCCCCCTGTGCAGGGGGCTCCACCGCTGCTCGAGTTTGACCAACAGGCCTTGGCTACACACCCGTCAGCGCCTCTGATCCCTATGGCTTGGCTGGTGCAGGTCAATCAGGCGGCGCGACTGCATGAACTCGCTGCCGCCAATGGCGAGACCGTGATGGAGGTGGAGAGTGAAGGTCCAGACCTGCCTTCCTACTCGTTGGTCGGTTTTGGCACCAACTTCACGCGGCGATGGCTACCTGCTCTGATCTACTGGCACGAGGGCGTCCCATCGCTCAGCGCCGCTCAGAAGCGCCGCCCAACCGGCATCAATCAGATCGACGTGGCGGGTCCAAAGGACGAGATTCATAAGTGGTGCGGCGGTATCCCCAAAGGCCTGCGGACCGTAAACGGAACCGACGGACCACATCGGGTAGAAGTCGGTTTTGCTGACGGCTCTAACTATATCTTTGGACTCGCCTGAAATTGACCAGCAAAGCGGGCAAGTTTGAAAAAAAGCTGCGCCATGAGCAGTATGTGCACCCGTGGATCCCGATTGAGCAACCGCCAGCGCTGTCTCCACGTCGTAAATTTCGCATTCAAGCCAAGTTTTTGAACAGCCTTTCAAATCTGCGTGGAACCGCCGCTCGACCTTCTGTTGGTGCTGCCCGGCTCAATCGCTTCCCCACCGAGATTGAAGCCGAAGATTTATAGCCCTATTCAGGTCAATCCAGTACGTTTTGGTGAAGGCAGGGTCTAGGGTTTGGGGGCTAGGGTGTGCTTGATCCAAATGCACACCGCTATAGATCGTTGCTTTTGGCTATCGGATGACGAGCGGCAGACCATTTTGGAGAATTGGTATTACTCGTAACAGTCGGTAAATTCTTTTGCCCGAATCCCGAGTGTCGCCGCCACATTGTCACGGAACACCTCCCAGCCGCCGCTGACCCTTGGGCGCGCAAAACGGTTTGCTTGGTGCAGCCTCCTGAATTATTGGGATTCTAGACCGCTTACACAAAATTCTGATCAGTCTCAAATACGGTTACTTTACTACAGCTCAACCACCGCATCCTTATCGAGGTTTTCCCGACGCAGTTGGTCGAAATTGACCGCGTCTTTGTCGAGGTTCTCACGACGTAGCTCATCGAAGTCAACGGCTTTCACCTGCAGCTCAACAACGGCATCCTTATCTAAGTTCTCCCGACGCAATTCATCGAAGTTGACGGCATCTTTGTCGAGGTTCTCACGACGTAGCTCATCGAAGTCAACGGCTTTCACCTGCAGCTCAACCACGGCGTCCTTGTCTAGATTCTCGCGACGCAATTCATCGAAGTTAACCGCGTCTTTGTCCAGGTTCTCGCGACGTAGCTCATCGAAGTCAACGGCTTTTACCTGCAGCTCAACGACGGCGTCCTTGTCTAGATTCTCCCGACGCAGCTCGTCGAAATTGACCGCGTCTTTGTCGAGGTTCTCACGACGTAGCTCATCGAAGTCGATTGCCTTGAGCTGAATCTCAGCCACCGCATCTTTGTCCAGGTTCTCGCGGCGCAGCTCGTCGAAGTTGACGGCATCCTTATCGAGGTTCTCGCGGCGCAATTCATCAAAATCCGGTGCGGCGTAGGCGGCAGGCGCGATCGCGATAGAGACAGCAGTCAAAGCGGTTAAAGCGAGGGCAATGCGTTTCATCGTTAGGGCTCCTTTGGTTGCTTAAGTAACTCAATCATCTTGAGTCCTATAGTGCAGCCCGCCTCTGAGCCCTCCCTGACCAGGAAATAAGTACACCCTAATGGCTTCCTGAGAAACCTGAGTGCCAAGCTCTACTTACCTGAGCCACGCATCTTCAAGCCCCCCGCGAGAGGCGAGGGGTAGGGCGATCGCGAGTGCAGGGCCGGTTTGAGCAAAAAAAATTCCCCTCACCAACGGTGAGGGGAATGCTCAAGCGAACTTCAGGAGATGGAAACTTTAAGCGCTACGCTAACAGCCCCAAGACTTGACCGCCAGCACGGGCCATCCGAATGAAAGACGGATGCTCCTCATTGGGAAACCCAACGCGATTGCAGAAGACAGAGCCCTAGCTCACCGCAAACGCAACCATGAATAAGCTAGTGACCAATAAAGCCGAAACGGCACCTTGCAGGGCATAGCGCCGTTGCTGTTCTGGGGAGGGATAGTCTGCCAAATAGGGCTTAGGCTCTACTGCGTAAGCATTGAGAACCCCGTTATCGAGTTGAGTGGTGTACATGGGAAAAACCTCCAGGACAGGAATGCGTTTGCTTATGTGAACTAATGTAACAAAACTTGTAACAATGTTGCAACAATATTTGCATTTATTTTATTTTTGCGCTAGCGAATTTTCTCTCGCCACATGGGGAGAGCCTTCGAGAGTGCATATCCCGGCACTGGTTTCCTAAGAGGTGATGGAATGCCCCCGGGTGTCGTCAAGCGTTCATATGGCTTTGTTCAGTTGAGTCCAGTACATCTTGGCCAAGACCGGGTCTAGGGTTTGGGGTCTAGGGTGTACTTGATTAGTCTGCATACCGCTATAGGTTGAGATCACCCGGTCATAGGCGCCCATTGCCATGGCTGGAGTAGTCTTGTTACCAAGTCCCCAGTGGGGTTTGACCCAGTTGTGAATCAGACGGTAGACATTTAAGCCCGCTGCTAGGCTTCAACCCGCTTAGCATAGAGATTCTGTGCCTGTGCTTTCAGCCAGACACGGGCGAACTGCCACAAGGTCTTGCCGTAACGATGTTCACCGTTTGTGAATCACCGGATAAAACGGGCTGAACTGGGCCAGTGCCAAGCCTTAGCGGGGACGTGTGAAAAGAGCGGTTGGTCACCTTCTGGCGGGGGCTGAAGAGCAGGGGCGATCGCAGCGGTTGGGAGTATTGGCTGCCCCTGATGCCGTGAAACCATGGGACTATCGGTGACAAAGTGGGGCATATTCGCCCAGTGCTGGCA
Encoded proteins:
- a CDS encoding VOC family protein codes for the protein MEDTTLEIDHVVLAARSRVEAERELERAELGITRGRTIPGLGLSNLIVPLNSRQFLEIHYPNGEPPVQGAPPLLEFDQQALATHPSAPLIPMAWLVQVNQAARLHELAAANGETVMEVESEGPDLPSYSLVGFGTNFTRRWLPALIYWHEGVPSLSAAQKRRPTGINQIDVAGPKDEIHKWCGGIPKGLRTVNGTDGPHRVEVGFADGSNYIFGLA
- a CDS encoding ssl1498 family light-harvesting-like protein, which codes for MYTTQLDNGVLNAYAVEPKPYLADYPSPEQQRRYALQGAVSALLVTSLFMVAFAVS